The Scylla paramamosain isolate STU-SP2022 unplaced genomic scaffold, ASM3559412v1 Contig2, whole genome shotgun sequence nucleotide sequence TACATGTATTTTTTctgtgaaaggaaagagaaataatttTTCTGAGATGTGTGTACAGTTTGTGATGGCCACCAATCTTCCCTGCACCACAGACCAAGCCAGCGCCCAGGCCACCATCTTGCTTGTCACCGAAGACTGTCTGGCCCCACCAAGGGTCCCTGCAGGACTGGATACTGTGTGTGCTGACGggagtggtgctgtggtggaggCCGTGAGACCGGGCAGCAGCATGAGTGgctggtggcagcagcagcagcagcacagaggagagagcacatttgagtgccagcagtgtcCCAGAAGTTTTAAATCAGAAAGTGGCTTTAAgtaccacaccctgacacacactaCTGGAAATTATGattgtgatgagtgtgggaggaAATTTAGTGATAGGTCTTCTCTTGTCAAACACATACCGATACACCCTGGTTTTAGAAATCATGAATGTTTagaatgtggaaagaaatttacCTTAAAGTCtgacctcaccacacacagccTGAGACACCGTGGCATTAGGAAGTATGAGTGTGGTGAATGTGGGAGAAAATATATTGACAGGTTTTCTCTCATtaaacacaccctgacacacaatGATGATAggaattatgagtgtgttaaTTGTGGGAAGGAATTTAGTGACAGTTCTTCCCTTGTTAAACACATCCCAACACACAATGGCTTTAGAAATCATGAATGTTTGGAATGTGAAAAGAAATCTATCCTAGGGTCTGACCTCAACACACACAGCCATTGTGATGGAGATTGTGAGAGTGGTGAGTGTGGAAGGAAATTTATCCAAAAGTCctctcacaccacacacatcctgacacacagtggtgataggaattatgagtgtgggaagaaatttgcCCAAAAGCCATCTCTCAcctcacacaccctgacacacagtgaaGATAGGAATTATGAGTGTGCTacatgtgggaagaaatttaatgacacttcctctctcatcaaacacaccctgacacacagtggttttggaaattatgagtgtgatgagtgtgggatgAAATTTACTCTGCAGTCACACCTCACTAgtcacaccctgacacacagtggtatTTGGAATTATGAATGTGATGAGTGTGGAATGAAATTTAGCGACAGGTCTTCCCTCGTCAAGCacatcctgacacacagtggtgttagaaatcaTGAATGTTTAGATTGTGGAAAGAAATTTACCTTAAAGTCtgacctcaccacacacagccaGACACACAGCAGTAATAGGAAGTAtaagtgtgatgagtgtgggagaaaatttacccacaagtctaaCTTCACTACACacatcctgacacacagtggtttTAGGAAGTAtaagtgtgatgagtgtgggaagaaatttagcCAAAAGTGTAACCTTGCCACACACATCCAGGCACACAGTGCTGTTAGggattatgagtgtgatgagtgtggcaaaagatttcCTACCATTTATAAGCTTGATAGACATGCCTTCAGACACACTGAGGTGAGGAAGTTCAAGTGTGATGATTGtggcaagtgtttcaagacaaagAGTGACATTGCCAAGCACGTTAAGATCCACCTTtgaggtggtgtgttgtgtggacgagTGGGGCCACACCTGTgtcagttgtggtggtggtcagtgtgTAAAGTCTGTGGTGGTGGGCAGTGTGTAAAGTCTGTGATGGCAGCCGTGCCCATCCATGTGCTGTGAGGTAGTAATAGTCCCAGCAGCTTTGTTGGCACAGTATGTGTCTTTCAATAAATGTGTTTATATAGAtctttattgtgtttatgtattCACCCAGATGTATAGTGTTCCATGTAAACTGGTGAAGGGAAGCCTTCCCTGCAGGAGGGTGGGGGCAGGGCATATACTGCC carries:
- the LOC135096029 gene encoding zinc finger protein 84-like isoform X1 → MKTMACSSAASKRARSPSPPADQASAQATILLVTEDCLAPPRVPAGLDTVCADGSGAVVEAVRPGSSMSGWWQQQQQHRGESTFECQQCPRSFKSESGFKYHTLTHTTGNYDCDECGRKFSDRSSLVKHIPIHPGFRNHECLECGKKFTLKSDLTTHSLRHRGIRKYECGECGRKYIDRFSLIKHTLTHNDDRNYECVNCGKEFSDSSSLVKHIPTHNGFRNHECLECEKKSILGSDLNTHSHCDGDCESGECGRKFIQKSSHTTHILTHSGDRNYECGKKFAQKPSLTSHTLTHSEDRNYECATCGKKFNDTSSLIKHTLTHSGFGNYECDECGMKFTLQSHLTSHTLTHSGIWNYECDECGMKFSDRSSLVKHILTHSGVRNHECLDCGKKFTLKSDLTTHSQTHSSNRKYKCDECGRKFTHKSNFTTHILTHSGFRKYKCDECGKKFSQKCNLATHIQAHSAVRDYECDECGKRFPTIYKLDRHAFRHTEVRKFKCDDCGKCFKTKSDIAKHVKIHL